The DNA region GCAGGGTCTTCTCGATTTCCAGTTCGAATTGGCGGAGCACTTAAAGCACAAACACTACAATCGCCTTCCCAAGTCAGACGGTGATCAGGTTAGTGAGGTGGACAAAGACCCTAACCTTCCGAATGAGCTATCTACCGGATACTTTCATACGGTCTATCTTTGTGCTTTGAACGAGGCAGCGCATCGCATCAATTTGGCGGTCAAAAAGGCGCTGCGCCCTCAGGGGGTTCACAGCCTTGATGTCGGTGATCGGATCGATTTTCATAATCGCACTCCGGTGGTACCCGATGCATATGATCCGTCTGAGATTAACGTGCAAGAATCATCCAACGTCAATGCAGGCGACATCGGCGTTGTGGAGTGGATTTCCGACCAGGAAGAGGTCCACTCCATACTGTTGAAAGGGCGGGACAAACCGACCGACCTGCGCTTCAGGCTGATGCGCTGCAAGGTGCCTGGATTGGGTTCGGTCAATGTACGTTACCTGCCAGACTATTTGAGTGCCGAAAAACCGGAACTCTCTTCAGATCAGCTCATTGCCATGAACATCTTTGCCCGCCAGCAGGCAGAGAAAGACCTAGGTGATCTGAAAGAAAAGCTTTCTCGATTGAAGGAATCGGATGACGAGGCAGATAAGTCAAGATACAAGGCCGAGAAAGAACGCTTTGACCTTTTAGTTAATCGTCGCGTGATTTGTAGTGGCTATTTTAATGCAGCGCGAATCCGGTTTGCTTACGCGATGACGGTGCACAGGGGGCAGGGGCGTGAATGGAGTCATGTCATCCTGAACGCTGAACGTAGCTCCGGAGGCGAATCGCATCATAATGATGAATACTTTCGTTATCTATACACCGCTGCGACCTGTTCATCGGCAAAGCTTTCACTTCAAAAATATCCTGATCTCAACCCACTGACGCAGTGTGTTTTCAAGGCGAACCCCCAGTGCAAGATTGGACCTTTCAATCTGACCAGACCGCTCCATTACGACCAAGATCGAAAACCAACTAACAGTGAGGCAAGGCTACCTCCACCTAAGGGGCTAACCGATGCAAAGCCTCAACTGATTGCGCTGCTTCTGGCGATTGTCGACCGCTTGGGAAGTTCTTGCTGGAAAATAGAGTCTATTTCGCAGCATGCCTATCAGGAGCATTACGTCTTCATGAATGCCCAGGGTCAGAAAGTCGTGGCGAGAATGTCTTATAAGGGTGATTTCACAGTATCGAACATCACCTGGGTTGCCGAAGGTGTTGATCAGGCTGAACTTCGTAAGCTGCAAGACTGCATCTATGGCGTCGATAGCTTTGAAAGCTGGGAGGTAAAGGAAGCCGTCCAAGCCCTTGATGATCTTCTTCTGCCAGCCGGTTTCAACCGAAGTGGCGTGAAAGAAAGTGCCTATCGAGCGCAAGTGGGTTTTAACCACAGTCAGGGCACCCTCGAATTGGAGATCAATGTAGGAAAAACGGGATTGGCCAGCTCGATAAGGCCCGTACGAAGTAGTGACGAAAACCTCATTGCCACTGTTCAGGAGCTTATCGACTCGGTGTAAGGCAAATGACCATATTTCAAACCATCAAGAAACTCAGGCACAGTGGCAAACCGGTAGATGCATGGAATACCGGACATCCTGCGCTGCAAGATGAGCCAGGCAATCTTTTTCTCAAACGGAGCCTATATTGGGCATGCTACGATGGCATAAAGGCGATTCAGGAACGCATCGCACATAGAAACAACAAAGCGCCAACTCAACAGGAACAGCAAGATATTTCCAGCTGGATCTCTTGTATCGAAAAGCTTGATCTACCCCTTCCCTGTGAAGAGCTTAATTTTCGTTTCTTCAACCTATTCAGGGAAAACGGTGAGCACTAT from Desulfonatronum sp. SC1 includes:
- a CDS encoding ATP-binding domain-containing protein; protein product: MTFKAFRGSAFNHSHENKAFNDLHDLLRQYWSEQDEPLYLFGNFFVGGKELDALIIKRNAIIVIDFKNYGGEVKFSENNRWTCDGVPVKGGNSINPYQQLRTNKFALLEYINSDRISLKSDPNLGHIAALTLFQQSIQFDELQVPAKIRSWFHVGDMLHAVRTIDGIVSASIDLPNADIETLISTFDVPPYFPDGRPETRSIASISESDSPSFRWTEGQQQVLAWTTKWLEGDATALVVTGMVNTGKRTVLSEVIQQVERHGLTPVLLTPNGRIAQRYRLLGFEECHSVYTYLYSSQPNRIEKSSSGVGVGVHEVKLTPQYVEGKCLIFVEAHLLGNSFFATDTTRFGTGHLVNDLLEAVGETSPKMLLVGDPYQLSRGDLKLSFIHSQVFEERELKTVRVVVDEQLRPDPEQQGLLDFQFELAEHLKHKHYNRLPKSDGDQVSEVDKDPNLPNELSTGYFHTVYLCALNEAAHRINLAVKKALRPQGVHSLDVGDRIDFHNRTPVVPDAYDPSEINVQESSNVNAGDIGVVEWISDQEEVHSILLKGRDKPTDLRFRLMRCKVPGLGSVNVRYLPDYLSAEKPELSSDQLIAMNIFARQQAEKDLGDLKEKLSRLKESDDEADKSRYKAEKERFDLLVNRRVICSGYFNAARIRFAYAMTVHRGQGREWSHVILNAERSSGGESHHNDEYFRYLYTAATCSSAKLSLQKYPDLNPLTQCVFKANPQCKIGPFNLTRPLHYDQDRKPTNSEARLPPPKGLTDAKPQLIALLLAIVDRLGSSCWKIESISQHAYQEHYVFMNAQGQKVVARMSYKGDFTVSNITWVAEGVDQAELRKLQDCIYGVDSFESWEVKEAVQALDDLLLPAGFNRSGVKESAYRAQVGFNHSQGTLELEINVGKTGLASSIRPVRSSDENLIATVQELIDSV